The Mastomys coucha isolate ucsf_1 unplaced genomic scaffold, UCSF_Mcou_1 pScaffold3, whole genome shotgun sequence DNA window cctctgcctcccaagtgctgggattaaaggtgtgcgccaccatctcccggcctctatttttttttttttaaaggggaatgcagagatggttcagaagttagGGACACTGGCTCCTCTcctagagaacccaggttcaatccccaacacccacatggcggctcacaatcatctgaacTCATTCCAGTTCCACGGGATCCAGTATACTCTAtggatacaaacacacatgcggCAAAAACCCATGCACatgtaataaaatacttttttttaaaggtttatttatttattttatgtaagtacagtgtagctgggcagtggtggcacacacctttaatcccagcacttgggagctacacagagaaaccctgtcttgaaaaaccaaaatgattaaaaaaaaaaaaaaaaaaaaaaaaaagaatgtagccAAGATTTGAACTTCAGGTCTAACCCTGAAGCTGGGATGTGGCTCCTTGGTGGGGTTGGTTGCTAGCATTCatcaggtgggggggggggggttaaagTTCTCATACAGCCAagaccaaaatgaaaacaactccCATCACAGTGATAACACCCAGGGCTGCAGCACCGTGAAGTTACTCACGGAGGCAGCTACCCTCATTCATGAGCGCTAAGTGTACTGCAGGGGTCAAGTTGGCCAATAATGGCTCCGTAAAGAAGGTGGCTGTATAAGCGAGGGAATCGGTgtgtaaaagaatttaaaaacaaaacaattaagtccgaggacagccagggctacagagagaaaccctgtctcaaaaaacaaaaaaaaacaaaaaacaaaaaaacccaaaaaacccccaaTTAAATTAgcgaagaggaaagggtttaaacTCCTGGGTGTTTGCCTGACAccgccccccccgccccccggccCCACGGGGAAGGAGAGCCGTGGAGAacgcttttcttttctttttggaataaCTGAGTGTTTTCTGGATATTTGCTTTCTTCCCAGGATCCTGTGCTCTCTGGGTGTCCCAGCCCCCCCGAGATTCGTGCGCAGGAGGGCACtactgcctccctgccctgctccTTCAATGCCAGCCGAGGAAAACTGGCCATTGGCTCTGTCACATGGTACCAAGACAAAGTAGCCCCGGGGATGGAGTTGAGCAACGCAACCCCAGGGTTCAGAGGCCGCTTGGcctctttttctgtttcccaGTTCATTAGGGACCACAAGGCAGGGCTGCACATACAGGACACCCAAAGTCATGATGCCGGAATCTATGTGTGCAGGGTGGAGGTGCTAGGCCTCGGCGTGGGAACGGGAAATGGGACTCGGCTGCTGGTGGAGAAAGGTGAGGTGGTGGGAGACCCCCTAAGATGCAGTGTTCCTGGGAGTTAGGTATGGTCGCCTCTCGGAGTTCCTGAACTCCTTCCTCTCCACCGTCTCCACGTCTGCTGTAGGGCCTCCTCAGCAAGCCCCCAACACAGAGCAAGCAGCTCACACTAGCATCCTCCTCCGGGCTGGATTCTATGCCCTCAGCTTTCTCTCTGTGGCCACGGGCAGTACCATCTATTACCAGGGCAAATGTGAGTTGCTGGACGGGGGCGAGGAGCAGCGATGGGAGGGACAGGTTGCAAGAGGGGAGAGCTTCAGGCTTGGAACTCTGAGCAGCCCTGGCTATTTCTCCCCAGGTCCCTGTCACGTGGAAAACACCGCCTCTCCTCCCGCAGCCTCTGAGAAGCGATTCTAAATCCCAGTGATTCAGCACTCTCAAGAGGCCAGCAATAAATCCTTACCGGCTCCACTCTCCTACTTAGGACTCCCGTATTTTCTTCGTtctccagtcacacacacacacacacacacacacacacacacacacacacacacacccatcttgGCTTTTAGCTCTGCCTTCTCTTTAGAGGAGCTGGTGTTTCTAAATGCCCTTGCTCAGTGACCACTGACACCCCCCCAACAGGTGAAAGAGTGAGCCACGGGCTGGACACATACAGAGAAGCCTGACACAGAAGTGGGGAACCACACTTTACTAGGTGCACATAGGATGACGCTGAGCAGCCACCCAGGGCGAGGGAGACTTTGGGGGGCGCTCAAGCGGTTGTGTTCCTGGCGATGCAGGCATAGTCAGTGCTGGGCTCTTCTTTCATGTCTGTGATGTCACTACTGGACACCGGCAGCTTCTGGAGAGATGCATAGTGGGGCTCCTGCCCTGTGACCTGGGCCTGACGGTGCAGAGGACAGAATGTGAGGACCCTGGGGTACCGCCATCACATCCTTCCCCAGCAGGGCTTTCTCCCCGCAAGGTCACGCTTTTCTCTTTATGTCTCTTGAAcctgctttctcttgcttttcctctttctttgtttctatagaAGTGTGTCTGCCTGTGCTTGTGTAGGCCTGAAGTGGATGCTTGGACATCAACTTTCCAATTGTTTCTACACATCATTTCTATCTATCTTCCCatctattttgagacaaggtctctcactaaaaCTGGAGTTTGCCATTTCCACTAGGCCAGAGAGCCCCTAGGACTTGCCCGTCTGTACCCCACAGTACTGGGGTTCCAGGtacaagccaccatgcctggctacagtAAACACTCTCTCAGAACCTCCTCTACTCCCACCCCccctttatttactttatttacataagtacactgtccctgtcttcagacacaccagaagagggcatcagatcccattacagatggtcgtgagccaccatgtggttgctgggaagtgaactcaggacctctgcaagagcagtcaatgctcttaaccactaagccattcattcaacccccaaattccctcttcttttgagacagggtctcatgtaggctGGCCTACAACTTGATATGCAGTCAAGGACGGATTCCCTGCCTCTAGCCTCTACGTTGGATTTCAGTCACTTACCAGCACTCTGGTTTTATGTTGccctgggaatcaaacacagggtTCTACACAGGCTAGACTGTTAACTAAACCACACTGCTAGCCACGCCCCAGCACGcctcctttgcttttgttttttttttttttttttttttttttttttttttttttttttttggttgtttgagacaaagcctctcctgtttttgttttttttgtttgtttgttttgtttttgtttttttgagatagggtttctctgagtagccctggctgtcctggaactcactctgtagaccaggctggcctcgaactcagaaatccacctgcctctgcctcccaagtgctgggattaaaggcgtgtgccaccaccacccggccctgcTTTATATTCTTATAAACACACCATTTCATCCCTCTCTTCTGGatgcttcttttctctctttctgcctctttctttttctccgtTGCTCCtacttcttcccttttctctgggCTCCAACACTTCATCCCAGCCCCACTCCCTACGTGGATTTCCTTTGTCCCCTCACCCACTGCCCGcacaccctcccaccccagccctcCTTCCTCGCCCCCTTGCCCTCAGCCCCCGCCTCCTTCCCCCTACCCCTTCATCCCCTCCACCCCTCACTCCCTTGCCCCCTTCCCCCTTGTCCCTTCGCCCCCAGACTCACATTCCTTTCCAGTCTCTtcactagaaggaaaaaaaaatgcttcagcAAGactcttcccccatccccctgccaGAATGGCACCCCAGCTTGGCTCACCCACCCTAGGACAGCACCTCGAGTTGGATCTGCCACCTCAGAATAGCACCCCACCCCAGGCCTCCAACTCCAGCACAGTAGGACTCCACCCAGAACAGCCTTACacaacacaccacaccacacaacacacCGACTGGACCCTCAACCCCTCCTCACTCACTGGTTGCCATAGGAACCACAACCAAAGCCTGGGCCTTTTGGACAACACACCTCTGGCCTCTCCTACCCTGGGGACTCCTGGGA harbors:
- the Ncr3 gene encoding LOW QUALITY PROTEIN: natural cytotoxicity triggering receptor 3 (The sequence of the model RefSeq protein was modified relative to this genomic sequence to represent the inferred CDS: deleted 1 base in 1 codon); translated protein: MAKVLLLIFITVYPGSCALWVSQPPEIRAQEGTTASLPCSFNASRGKLAIGSVTWYQDKVAPGMELSNATPGFRGRLASFSVSQFIRDHKAGLHIQDTQSHDAGIYVCRVEVLGLGVGTGNGTRLLVEKGPPQQAPNTEQAAHTSILLRAGFYALSFLSVATGSTIYYQGKCPCHVENTASPPAASEKRF
- the Lst1 gene encoding leukocyte-specific transcript 1 protein; protein product: MSHNNECDTDKCLIYGSLGLGGLLLLLIIILFACLCRFCQRVKRLERNAQVTGQEPHYASLQKLPVSSSDITDMKEEPSTDYACIARNTTA